The sequence TATGACCGAAAAGTTGGCGACATCAGTGTAAATTACCATAAAGTAACAAAGATGAGCAAGTTGAAATAATAATGCATGATTTACTATGTCAAAAAAATCACTTGCTTGGAAGAACATCTAACTTCGATGAGATCATCACAAGATTGACAGAACTTACAATCAATACATGCCGTAAGCTAAGACATGGGTTCCAATCTTTCTTCAAAGCATTAACACATATCTCACCATTGGTGGCAATGTTTGGGTGAAAAATTTTGGTCAAAAAATAGCctgaaaagaaaaccaaaagaaGATTACATAAATCAAAGTTGCCATGcacaaaatgaaattaaaattgaaGAACACACAAGTACCTTTGACCAAAATGGAAGTTTACAACTGAAAATATGGTAATCATAGTTGGAACGGGTTGTTAAGTGGAATTTACGTTACGTGCACCAGAAAACAAACCTTTAGGAGGGGACTGTGGAAAATCATGGGACAAAACCAACTTCATGCGAAAAACTCCATTTTCATATGGCGTCTCAGCTGCAAGGTTACAGATTATTATTCACAAAGGAAAAAGGCCCTCATATGACAAAAAAATGGCAaaatatgaattaattaatacCTGGGCCTTCGATATCAGCACATATGACCGAAAAATTATCGTCATTCACACCTACTTTAATGCCTTCTGGAGGGGTTTCATCAAGATTCTTCAATTCCTTTGCCAATTGTTTTATGACGTTTGGGGGTAGATTTTCATTGGTTGCCTAGatcatattaacaaaatgaaagaGATGTAAGAACATCGAACCATTTTCAAATCTCTCTGGCTCTTTCTATTGTAATAGTTGATTCAACATTTGTAAATGACAGCTAAAAACTTCAATGAAAGGGAAACGGTATATACGTATGAAAAGCATACTTAAATGGATCGGAAACACTTCACACTTGTAAAATCAATCTCTCTCAACTCCTTCCCAACCAAACACAATAATTAGTTTCAAAACAAAGCACAACTTTTTTAGTGTAAAGTTCTCCACCTTAATTTAGCCTGTTGAGTGGACATTCTGTACCCATAGCAAAAGGAAGAGATGGAGTTAAAGAGAGCAATAGCATTACCATAGCCGGCTGCTTTGGAGCTAAAGTTCTCTCTTGATTTGTCTTGCAAGAAATAAGTGCCCTTAGAGACTGTTTCACCCAATTAATGTGATTTACTGTTTGTCAGTCTGAAAATAGAACAGCCGAATGGGATCCTGCATAATGACAGAATTAGCGCTTCAGTCTATCGAATTATGCATATCGTTGCACTAGGGGGAAATGAGATTGGTCATATTTCTATAATATTAAGAACAAGATAGAAAATTAGGAAACCAAAGAATCAAGGACATGGATTTCCGGTTAACCAGTTTGTCTATCCTAATTCCAAACTACTGcggcccaaaaaaaaaagatcccTTCCAGTTCCACCTCTCGCTCTCAAATCATTCACCTTAATTGGAAAGTTACGACAGAAACATGATATACCATTCATACATTTCATGAACACTGTTCATCTAGCAAACATAAGTTATAAAAGGTGTCTCTGGAACTGCTATCAAGAACATAACACAGTAATGTGAAAATCTAAAAGACAAGAAAGACTAACTGAAATTTCAGGTTACTTTAACTCATTTTTAAACGCAACGGGCAGGAGTAAGCTGGCTCCTGAAAATTTTTGGTGGTTTTTTAAAATACGAGTTATTCAATTAATAGAATACATCATGAAAAATTCAATATGTGAACCACTCCAAAAACATCTCATtccgatttaaaaaaaaaaaagaactttaAAAATGCAAAAAACGAAAATGTGAAGATATGGATCTAAATGAAATCAACCAAATTTATAAACACTACTACAAGTGAACCACTTGAAAACATACGTATCTCCAATCAAGAAAATGCTAAAGTGGcacataaaattataaaaactaaatcaaatcatttcaagAAAAGATTAGAAAACCCATTTCACAATTATTTCCAAGAAACCCACGATTACACTCATCTATGAAATCAAGAAgttcaaaaacaacaaaatctgGCCTAAAAGAAACCCAAAAATCGACATAAAAATCAAACATTTAGAGCAAGTGGGAAGAAACCTGAGTGGAAAAATGGAGTAAAGAAGGGGAAGCGCTTTCTTTAAATACCACTACCATATAATCAAAATCCCACAAATAGATTTCATAAAGCGATTTCCTGCAATGGATTTAACAGGCGCCGCtagaagaggaagaagaaggGAGAGAGATGAGATGTTAATCCCAGAACTAATGAAAGGGGTGCAATCGGTTTGAATTGTAACGTTAACAATTgctatattaaaaataattaaaatttagaaattcaaaatattgaaaataaaatcttgtTAGCTTCAGATGAATAATATCTTTGGTTATTCTGATAATTCAAAATTGTATACAGAATAATTTTCcattcaaaacttaaaatacataaaataatattgtatGAACATTATTGAGGCATGAATATACAATAGTACATTTGTTGCGTGGTGAAATGCAAATCACGAAACATCTTAAAaaatcaatatccatccacgattgtttttattattaaagcaaaaaaaattaaaaaattcaatcCTATTATTTTGTGAAATTGTTTGGATAAAGATTTATGATCAACGACCACACCATTAAGTACTCCATTAAATATTCTTTTCAAGAAATTacattgattgattgatttacGTTTGGACAATACTTTTGCATCCGTTGGATTCACACAATTGATTTAGGTAGATACATATTTTTAATCCATTTTGATGTAATGCAAATTTATCATGTATATTTATACGTGATATTCATTTATTAGATGTTATGACGTTGGatgtatatcatatcagatttttttttgttaatatttatatatatttattttaaacacaCTAATTTCTTTGGGCAATACCAAAAAATTTACTATATCCTTGTCATATTTTGATACTAATATTAGCTCCACAATTATTTGGATGTTTGACACACGTTTCCCCTAAACTCATAAAATTAAAGGTCAATACCGCTACAATTTTATGGAGAACCCGACAAATCATGTAGCCTCGGTGAACGTAGACTAACCAAAGCCAAGATTCCTACAAGCTGCAGCAAAACTTTCCAAGCAACTTCGTATCGATTCAACTTCAGCCCATTTTCGTTAAAGTCTGAGCCCGTCTGACCGAGGAGGAAGGTGGTGCGCCAGAAATGCCGGGCGGCGCCGGAGCAAGGCGGCTGCTGGCCGCGGATTTCGCGATGTCTTTTATGTGGGTATGGTCGAGCGTGCTCATCAAGATTTTTGTGCACAGAATCTTGGGATACGGATCTCTCGATGCCAAGGGTGAAATCATTAGATGCGTTGTTTCTTTACTTAACATGTTCTTCTTTGCTTTTTTGGGCAAAGCCACTGACGGCGGGACATACAACCCTCTCAACCTTTTGTCCTCCGCCATTTCTGGAGATTTtagcaattttctcttcactcTTGGTGCCAGGATTCCTGCTCAGGTGGCGCTTTTTTCtgcttgttctttttttttttttttttgtgtaataGTTTGTTTCTCGTTTGATAATTGACATGTTATCGGGCCCTTTTTTGTCCCGAGTCGTGCTTGTGTATCCATTAGGCGATGTAGAACGAGTAATTTTTAATGTTCGGGATATATAAGCTTGGTCGCGAGCATGAGTTTCTTCTACATTAGTTTGGTATGAGGCATAAGTTTTAGCATTTTGTTTCAACAAGGATAATTTTGCTCAAGATCCTGGTTATGTTTGCCTGATAACTGCCTGGTTTTGCTTGCCTTATTGCCGACTTTTCTTGTCTCAGTTTTTGGGGCTCTGAGGGAATGGGGACGTAAATGACAAGCTTGCGAGAAATGATTAAACATATGCATATACCTAAATCAATTGTGTGAATTCAAAGGATGCAATAGTATGATCCTATATCAGCTTCGTGAGCACAATTACGGTGtggataataatatcataataacTTTGAATAGACTCTCGTGAAAAagacaagttttttttttgggtttggaTTCGACTCTTGGGCACATGGACTAATAGCACTCCTACTTTGTATTTCTGCCAGTCACAGGATTAAAACCCGAGAGCTGTGTTAAAATCCTAAAATCTGGTTCTCAAAGTGGAGGGCCAATCCCTAACACAAGCTGAACATGGCAAGAGTAATAAACAATAATAATGCATTTTCTCACTGAAGATATCATAAAGAGCTTACTAATCGGTTTATATTCACACATAATTGAAGTTCTTTCTCGTAGGATTATGCTTTCTCTACTTCTATTGCCTTTAAAGagtttataagaaaatatatggtTCCTTGATTCAAAGATTTGAGTTTTACACGTGTGATCTTTCATGAAATTGGAAGAACACCAATACTTCACCAGACATTACCGTAAACGAGGTTCATTCTAAAAAGCTTCCTGAGCAGTTGTGAAATAGGGATGTTGGATTGTTGTATGATTGCTTTTAAAAGTCATTTTTTTAGAgagagaaataattttttttatggctGACTTCTCCATTATCAACTgcccatttttttaatttaatatcttGTTTACTCCTTTATAAAGCTTGCCGCTCATATCCTTTCTTGTATTTCACTCGTGAAGGTCGTGGGGTCAATTTGTGGGGTACGACTCATCCTGGACACTTTTCCTGGAATTGGACGAGGCCCACGCTTGAATGTTGACATTGCAAAAGGTGCATTAACTGAAGGTCTTTTGACGTTTGCAATTGTGTTCATATCCCTTGCACTCTCCCGAAAGATTACTGGAAGTTTCATGAAAACATGGATCTCAAGTGTGTCTAAGATCAGTCTTCATATACTCGGCTCTGATCTAACTGGGGGATGCATGAATCCAGCCTCTGTAAATATTTCTTTTCCTCTTGATTGAACTATACTTTATAATTCTTGTGTTAGGAAGCAATTATTGCCCCCTATTACCATGTGCATTGATTGATCTTACATCCTCCAATTCTTTTGGATCTGTAACCATCTACTGGATATTGAGTATAATTACTCTTACTTTGAATTTGCAGAGGGATATTATTACATTTTGATGGGAGTAATCTGTCTTTGTTCTTATATCTCTCATGCAGTAAGGTGCATTTGTTTGTTGTTCCGAATCTTTCgatatataatatgtttttgTACTTCTTAGGTAATGGGGTGGGCTTTTGCAAATGGAGAACATATCAGCAAGGAGCATTTGATAGTTTATTGGCTTGCGCCAGTTGAAGCGACTTTGGCTGCAGTTTGGATATTTGGATTACTATTTCAACCCAAAAAGGATGAGATGATACGGCAAAAATCAGACTGAAAAAATAATCCAGTTTCTGTTTTACGGTTAGaatgatatatatttgtattcatTGGCATGTAAAATGCCTACTGAACTCTAGAAGGTCCCATTAATATTTGGCTTGGTTTCATTGTGCTTTCTGTCTGTCTCTCATCTAGGAATGAACATTTGAAATTGTGTATAATGGGAATACCATACATATTAATGAAACCATTAAGCATTGAGAGATTTAGACATGATAACTTGAAATCTGTTTTTGGTGTATGGGAATTTCAACTATCTCCAGCTCAGTTTTAAGTTTATTGACCATCATAATAAACTATCTTGATCTAAATTAAACAATCCACCAACGTTAATTCTCCATTTCCTAACTGCTGTCTTGAGTCCTTTCAATTTCGGTGCATTTTGCGTTTTGTTTTCTCAATTAAAGGAACTTGAGCCTTGTTAAATAGAGGCAATGTAAGTATTACACGAACAAAACCACCATCCTAAACTTCTATTAAAGACAGCAACACATTTGAATCTTAGCCagtaaaaaattacaaaatttgagCGTTTTAGCCTTTCAGAAACTGCCAAAGAAGCGGCCATATCCGTGCAAATTGCAATGTCTCCTCAATTTCATTCACTTGTTAATACAGATGTGAGAGTANaaaaaaaaaaaaaaaaaaaaaaaaaaaaaaaaaaaaaaaaaatctaccgAGAAATCATTTAACAAGTTGTGGCTCAAACTCTCCAAAGTCCACTGAACCAGATTCAACAGGTTTCATCAGATACGCAGCTAATAACTCGGAAATCATAGCCGCAACCAGGGGTTTTCTCTTCAAGTTCTTCACTGATGCGATTTCATCACTCTCAATTGCAAGAAGTTGCTGGTTGATCTCCACCATCATCGAACTTCTTCTTTAACTCTGGATTCTCAATGTCCAATACCTTTTCCCGGAAGTCGTGCGGTTTGTCTCCATAAAGAATTAGAGTTCAGTTGAAAACTAATCACAGTATGACGCGTGCAGAGATCATACTTAGAATTTATTCACTTGTTATGTCACAGGAAAAGGGAAGACAAAGAAATGGCTAAAGACCGAGTTTTAGCCAAGAATAAGATAATCAGAGCAAACAATTGCCTCAATGATGACATGCATATCAAATTCTTTTGTATCCAGATCCTTGTAAAAATTTGTTATTTGGCAGTCGTTTAGGTACATTGTCACGTACACCTTCGATCACAATCATCAAGAAACGAGTAAAAAATTACCAGAATGACAAAGTAAAAATCACAGTAATATCAGAGGTGTTATTATACTGAAAGGCAGAAGAAACGTGACCACAACTTTGCCTTCCAGTCATTAAGAAATTGTGGCTGCGACTTCATCAATGCTGAGAAGAAGTCACCATGTCGATTCTCATCCTGGAACCAGTTCTCTAAGTACTTGAAAATTGGATAGCATTGGTATTCCGGGTTTTCCTTGAGTAACCCCTTAGGACTATTGACTGAATAATCGAGCTGAAGTTTCCCTAGGCATGCCATTGCCAAGAATAAGAGGATGGATCAAAATTTATCACACAACCCAATCTATCAGCTCGCTCAAGAAGTCACTTTTGTTGAAGTACAACTGAGTCACGTATGTTCTTTCTCATGTTAACTGAACGTCTGAACGTGATACATGATATGTCCAATCCAGGTTGTTAATTATGGAAGCAACAACGttacattttaaatttctcTCGATGCACTGGAGCCGAACTCAATAAAATTATCGGGGAAacaaaaaactaaattaaaatcCAGTAATCTAATGGATGAGAATTCTTTCCAGGAGCCTAAGAAGGTAAAATGAACTGCCTCGATATAGTGTAAAGTTTGCATTTTGCTCCATCAAGAAAGTGATATTGGGTAAAGTATGTTTGATGCAAGTAGTTCTAAACATATTTCTATTTCACGGCCGAAATGAAGAAATGAAACATGTATGTTAGTGCTAAACATTTTCTGATTTTGTGGCTGGAGAATTGTTAACATCAACATGGAAACAAAAGGCTTTTAGATTTTTCATCGTAGTTTTTAGCTCATTTAGCATTATACAAGGGTTTAAAAACCCTTGTTTCGGGCAAATATCCTTCCACATGTACTTTAAATTTTTGTCAGACAAGGAGAATAGGATGGTTAGATCTATATGAAGTACTATTCCCCCATGCGGTTGCCTTACTCTTACCTATTGATAGAGCGTAACTAAAAACTAACAGGTCCTCTGTTTCTTTGTAGGTGTCGCCGGTTAGTAAGCCATTGGAGAACATAGGAAACAACATGAATATTCTTTTTTATCCGTATTATTTCACAGCCTTCGACTTGGCTACAAATTCAGACATCACCCATGTTTTAGGATTTGAGAATTCTGTGAACAAATATTAGCACTGGGAATACATTGATAAATTAAGAATTCAGGGTTTTCCAGCATTTGAAATTAAAGTGTTGGGGTACCTTATCTCATGACTTTAGGAGTCATTTGCATTCAGATTAGTTCACTTTCTGTACAAGACCAAACACAGATGGACCTAACCTCCAAAGCTCAAAACTTACTCGATTTCTTTCCAGGCTGATTAACAATGCGGTAACACATACGACACAAAACACACTGCTTACTATGCATGCATCATCAGCGGTAAGGTGTCAACTGAGGAAGGGGTTATATTCTTATATAAAATTCCATCATTATTCTTCTATGAAAAGCAGATAATGAGAATAAGTACAACTTCTCACATTATTTGTATCGAAATCTTATCAATTTCCAAGAATATACTGATGAAATTAAACAGACAAAACACATTCAGGGTAATATGATAGAAATTATATCTTTAGACATACTTCCAGCTTCAACTGCatgaaagaaaaatcaattatgAACTGCAACGGGATGCAAGGAAACAGATTAGAGGTGGGCCTGCAATATATCCAGAGGTAAAAGCTTACACATTCTTATCTTTAACTTCGAATGTGGCTATCGCCCTTTCTTCCTTAGATGGCGCTTTCACACGAGGCCCTTTCTTCCTTAGATGGCGCTTTAACACGAGGCCCTTTCTCCTTAGCCTAATCTTCTTAGCCATTTTCATTCTCATTTTTTGTTCAAACTGAAGCTGAAATGGATCCGAAAGGGAGATTTTCAACAGCAATACTCTCCTCGTTGCTGCATGAGGGAGGAATGGAGAGCGGAAGCATTGGAGACTATTCCATCAGCATCAGAAGATGTCTTATCAATCAATGCACTTCTGCTATTCACAAGATAAGAGACCTGAATTCTACACCCAACATATGATTTTGGCCAAAGAACGATGGAGTTCCAAAACCTGAAAACTATATATAAACTATCTCATGTTCCGAAATTTATAATTCAATTACAGCAAAAAATGTTCAAACTATAACATTACCAAGcacttaaaaaattatatgaagtTCCAGCGAGTCAACACCTCTGGCACCCAAGTTCATGAGGCACAATGGTTGAAAAAGAAGCATCCCATGATGAATCCAAACCATCCCTGAACAGCTGTCTCTTAAAGGCTTCATTCGCTCAAATCCTTCAAGCAGAGACAACTTGGATGAACAATAATGTCTTTATCGTTCTGCTGTCTGAACGACTTCAAAATTGGAATAACAAAATCACCATTTTGTGTCTcactattatttttattgttcctTGCATCTTTTCTCTCTTCCTCAGCCTCTACCTGCACCCTCAGTTCGCTGGTATTACGGGAGCCCAACATTATAAGCTCCAACATTTTCCTCCGTGCAACATATATTGGGTTTGGTTCGATCAAACGGCCTCTACTATAACCTTCCCTCAAAAAGACTATTTGTGTATTCCCTCGGGTAGAGATATAGAATATGCCAGGATGCTTCAAAAGAAGCTCACGCAAGTTAACCTCAATTCCTAAATCCTTCCTGAAATGCACCAATCGTTCAACCGCCACCATTTTCTCCACTGTCAAGCATAAAAGCTCGTGAATAATCCCCACGGCTCGCTTCTCATACCTTTCTAACCCCCCACATGAACGGATCCGGACATTTTCCATCCTTTCATAAGGTTTAACATACCAAAGGCGCTGCCAATTTTTCAGTTTCTCCCTGAACCCAGGAGCGATCCTAAATCCAGTTGGGAAATGAATTGGAAAAGAATATTTGATCTCGAACCCACTAAACCATTTCTCTATATACTCTTTCTGTCTCCATTTCTCAATCTCTGCAACAAAATCTAACCTTCCTTCACTCTCATTGGTATCAACCAATTCCACTATCTCCAAACCCACCATTCTGAAAATCTCACTATGAAGTTCAATGATCGAATCCTTAAAATTTTCAGGCAATCCCAACTCCCTTCTCATCAATCTTATCGCGTGTATATGAACTCTCCCATTCACGGACATGCTCAGTATCTTCTTTATCTTAATTACGTTGACATCATTCATTCCACAAACGACCTCATCCTCGTTCCTGAGCAATTCCACAAATTTGTGCGTAAATTTAAAGCAAGCATTTTGACGGACAGGGTGAGTAAATACCTGAAAAACATGCGGATATTTCCGCAAAAGACCACCAGCTGAAAGGGTATCGATGCCGGCGTGATTGGAATATTGAGAGAGTATCTGTACAGAGACAAAGGGGAAACGTTTCTTGGCTAAGAAGAGAGTGTGAAGCCTAAGGACGAGTTCGAGGCGGTTGTGGTGGAAGGCAAGGGAATCGAGCTTCGGATCGAGGGTTCGAGTCTCTAGTCGGGTCTGGGCTGTGCTGGCATGCTTCTTGAAGCGAGTCTGGATAGCGGCGGAGAAAGGACCGGGGTGAAATAGGGAGGGGGACAAGATTCTCATGCCCAACCAAAACCAAAGCTAACCCACAAAATTACGCTTAAATTCAATGTAGATTGCCTTATTTTGGGGTTGGTCATCGGACAATTTATCAACAAGAATTGTGGCAACTTTTACATTtggttcgaatttttttcatctttttttttcattaaaggTCCGATATGGCTCATCTCCACTACTTATAAAAATAGTGGTTGTGGACTTCCATATTGCAAAGAGATATATATCTGTGAAGAATGATATATATTGTTCATACACGAACACCCAGATTCAAACAACTGTAAATTTGCTTTCCATATCTAGCGATAGCTGATGCCACCTCAATACTTTTTTGGACCAACAGATTACCGAAAAATTTTACAGTCTTAGCCTCAAAATTGCATATTCGACTTCAGAATATCCCAAGAATCGTTGAATTCTGGTGATCATGATATTCAAACAGTGTCATTCTCTACCGTCTGATCCATGTCATTAGTTCAGATTCAGTTGGCGAGAAATCTTCAACACCATCACCGTTACCAACACCAGCCAAATAGTCTGCAACCTTCATCCAGATATTTGAACTCGATATGATTAGTTAAAGGtcatacaaaaaatttaaacttttacTATAGAAACTATTCCTTTGACCGTAGGATTCTAACTTTGTGGCGAGATGTCCAAATATTTGGTTTTTGTGGAACAAATGCCTGGATAAGTTACAACAGAGAAATGCATCGGTAGTGTATGCAATAAATTATGtgttatgaatgtttttatcACTGAGAATCAAATTTTTTGTGTATGGCCTACACCATTGAGATGCTTGAGTACTATGGCGACTAGAGATTTCACCAGGCGCCAGCTACTAAGAGAAAGCCTGAAGCCTTAAGCTTCTTCAAGGAATTTTGTGATCAAACCTGGGGATTGATAAATTTGGATCATTAAAGATGGAGGAGAGGAGGCCTACCTTCTTTATTGAGTACCGATTGTTGGGATCCCAGATAAGACATTTATCTATCACGTGAACCATCCAGTAGAGTTGAAAAACGTCAACTGAATCTTGTAACATCGGATCTATCAATTCCTTGTACTTCTTTTGTCTTAGAAGTGGTCTTCCCTGCAAGAAAATAGATTTAGATCATTCATATACAGCAGCCCCTCA comes from Primulina huaijiensis isolate GDHJ02 chromosome 5, ASM1229523v2, whole genome shotgun sequence and encodes:
- the LOC140977364 gene encoding probable aquaporin SIP2-1 — encoded protein: MPGGAGARRLLAADFAMSFMWVWSSVLIKIFVHRILGYGSLDAKGEIIRCVVSLLNMFFFAFLGKATDGGTYNPLNLLSSAISGDFSNFLFTLGARIPAQVVGSICGVRLILDTFPGIGRGPRLNVDIAKGALTEGLLTFAIVFISLALSRKITGSFMKTWISSVSKISLHILGSDLTGGCMNPASVMGWAFANGEHISKEHLIVYWLAPVEATLAAVWIFGLLFQPKKDEMIRQKSD
- the LOC140977365 gene encoding protein ROOT PRIMORDIUM DEFECTIVE 1-like, with the protein product MRILSPSLFHPGPFSAAIQTRFKKHASTAQTRLETRTLDPKLDSLAFHHNRLELVLRLHTLFLAKKRFPFVSVQILSQYSNHAGIDTLSAGGLLRKYPHVFQVFTHPVRQNACFKFTHKFVELLRNEDEVVCGMNDVNVIKIKKILSMSVNGRVHIHAIRLMRRELGLPENFKDSIIELHSEIFRMVGLEIVELVDTNESEGRLDFVAEIEKWRQKEYIEKWFSGFEIKYSFPIHFPTGFRIAPGFREKLKNWQRLWYVKPYERMENVRIRSCGGLERYEKRAVGIIHELLCLTVEKMVAVERLVHFRKDLGIEVNLRELLLKHPGIFYISTRGNTQIVFLREGYSRGRLIEPNPIYVARRKMLELIMLGSRNTSELRVQVEAEEERKDARNNKNNSETQNGDFVIPILKSFRQQNDKDIIVHPSCLCLKDLSE